The genomic DNA TGGAATTAGAAAAATAATATGCCAATAGAGTATTGCCTTCTTAGGGAATAATTATGAACAGTTGAGAAGATTAGTTTAGGGAAcaagtgcaaatgcaaaaggAATAAGGAGCTGAAGCCTTTAACATTGTAATTTCATCAAAAGCTGTAATTGAGATAGCGCCAAATTAGTTTGATTATGACCAAGGATTTGAGAACTAACCCGgaagtgacttgtgcttgtattTCCCATGATGAGCCGGCGTGCACACTgactttttttgggggggggtgCGCAAATACATTTGGGTTGGTCTACTTGGACCAATAACAGCAGCTGAACTGATGGAAAGCCTAAAAGCTGTGCACCCAGAAAAACAAGGCGCACACGGGTTGAGGAGGTGAACGGATACATATGGGTCGGTCTACTTGGATCAGAAACAAGAGGTGAAGTGATGGAAGCCCAAACAGTCAGGGCCCTGTGCCCCAGTTCTTTCCCAACACCTTTTTGCCTCTACAGCCAACCTGCCATTCTTCTCCCCTATCCCTCTGTGCACTTGGAGGGATGAACCAGAGGTGGCATGGAGGCCAGTTGGCCAGGAGTGCTTGTTGGTGGCGCAAGAGGTCTTGACACTACTTGCGGCATGGGATATGAGGGGTTGGGGTGTAGTTATAACAGCGCAGTGTGGAAATTTTCTTAAGATGGAAAACCCCAATTTACTGTTCCTTTCTAAAAGTAACCTCATGCACGATTTGATTGTTGAATTATTAAGGCACTGTGAATTGTGACATTATATTTCTTCTTCAACATTCTGTGTATTTTGCTTAGCAACTTGATAGACTTTTCAGTCTTTGCTAACAACTTGTTTTAACATTTTCCCAGCTGCTTGCCACTGTGTTGCTTTGGATGCTGAAGGCAGATGTTATACATGGGGTCGCAATGAGGTATAAATCTGAATAGTTAGCTGCACTTGTGCCACGTATTACTTAACACTATTGCTTTCTAGCAGAAGGGACAGCTAGGGCATGGGGATACTCTTCTGCATAACCTTCCTACTGTTGTTTCACAACTATCAAAGTAAGATAATTGAGTACAACAGCGAACTCTGTACCTGCAGTTTTCTTGCTAACAGCTGTGTATAGTACTGGTAGACTCATGGCCTGATTAGGAAATAGATTGATATGAGTGGCTTGAAGCTGTGAAACATAGTCTTTATGTGTTCCAAGACGTTAACATACACTTGTGGTACCTGCAGATACAAAATCATCAAAGCAAGCGTTGGAAGAAATCATACAGTGGTTGTAACTGATGATGGGAAATCATTCTCTTTTGGCCACAATAAGCATGGGCAGTTAGGGACAGGCTCCTTGCGGAATGGTTGGTACCCTTCACTTCTTACTGTCTCTGATTAGTCACAGAAGTGCCTGTACATATCTTTTCTCGAACATTGCAGGAGAACTGCGGGTCATTTCATTTAAGATAGGGAAAAGGAAAGAGTACAGGGATTAGACCACCCCTGTACTCATTACAACTCACACCACTTTTGTCCCTGTACATATCATTTTGGTGCTGAAGGATTGTATGTGTTTTAAGTTTAAGCTATCATGGATATAAATACTCTGCTCacatgtaaatatattagtCAAAATTCGTTTTTCCTATTCTGTTTGATGAGCTGCTAGTAATTTGATGTAGCGTCTCATGTGAACTCAAATTTATCTTGGAACATGTTTGGAATAACATTTCATACATTCCTTTTACCCCTAATTATTAGcagttaatttttttaataaccTGTTTGTGGGACAATTGATAAACTTAACTTTGTCAGATCCTTCAGCATAATGGTATTATCATTGTCCAAGGCCATTAATTAGTCTTTAGAATCTTGTGAACATTTCTTTCTCTGGAATTGATTTGACATATTGCTGTTTTTCTGCGGGGTCCTACAATCGCTGCAGAAATTGAGTCATCGCCAGTGCCCTGTATCGTTGCCGAAGCAACCAATGCTGTATGTGGAGCTGATTTTACAGTCTGGTTGTCATCAGTGGAAGGCTCTTCTATACTGTATGTCTTACTGGAAATCCAGAACCAGAAATATTGAACCTCATTTGATTTATATCTGCTTTGGCTGTAGTTAGTGGGTGTTGTTCGTCAGTTTTTTTGAGGCATTATTTTATTCTTCTATGCTATATTGCTATTCAGTACAGCAGGCCTTCCCCAATATGGTCAACTCGGGCATGGAACTGATAATGAGGTTAGCTGTTACTCCCTTTTTTTGCACTGGTTGGCTATTCTTTGAATTTATTATTTACACTACGATTTGATTTATGTTATTTCAGTACAATGCTAAAGATTCGTCTGTCAAGCTGACGTATGATCCTCAGCCCCGGCCGCGAGCAATAGCTACATTTTCTGGGAAAACTGTAGTCAAAGTTGCATGCGGAACTAATCATACAGgttttcctcttctttctttctttcgagtcatcatgattaacacTGATATCAACCCTATTTCTTTACTTCTATGTTGCAGTTGCAGTTGATTCCAGTGGCTTTGTTTACACGTATGTGTTTTATTCACCATTTATTTACACATTTTCAAAACTGAAGTAGTTAATAAGCATGAGTTCCTCTATATATGCTGTAGTCCACATATGTGCAGGACATATCAATTTTTCCAGTTCTAaggttttctattttctcttACTGTGTTTTTTTTGGGTGTTTTGGCAGCTGGGGTTTTGGTGGATATGGAAGGTATGATATTATGGGCATGCATCCTACTGTAGCATTGTCCAAGCCCAACTGGTTCATATAACATCTTGCCTTTTTATTTAGGTTGGGCCACAGAGAACAGAAGGATGAATGGCAACCTCGTCTTGTAGAAATCTTCCAGAAGCACAATGTTCTGCCTCCTAATGCTATTGTCTCAGCTGGTTCCTCAAGTTCTGCATGCACAGCTGGTATGGCACAGCTAGCTCTGATGCACAAACTGTTCTTGTCATTTTAGTATATGCTATTTGAACCGTTGGGATAATAGGTTTATGCGGCTCCTTGGTTGTTTGCATGGTGAACTATCATAAATGATAAGTGCTGGTAATATTGGCATTTTTCATGTACCATCTTTTGGTATTTTCTGTGTGTCTATAACTTTCCATGCGGGTGCCTTTAAACCTGAGTTTTTCGACGAACATACATGTAAGTGCTCATCTCATGGAAATCTGTAGAACAGTTGTCCTCAGTACTTGGTTACTTCATGAATATTGACACTATCTCGCACATTACAAATTTACACATTAGTTCAGTTAGGGCTAGTTTGGATAAATCATTTCCGTTGTCGATTGGAGGGGATTGAGGGGGGAAATGAACTATAAGGGTTTATACGAACAAGCCTACCATTCAATGTCTTCTCGTACAGTTACTTTGATGGTTCACACTTAATTTTGTAGACGATGAGAATCTAGATGTGGTCGAAGAGTTAGGCTCTGTTTGGCATTGTGATGGATCCTGCTGATCCCATGTGGTGGAACTGCTTTTGTTTGGTCCTCTGCTTCTAAACTGTGTTGCAACTAGATATTGttgttttcttaaaaaaaaagatattgtTGCTAGacagaaacaaagaaaaaggcTCTAGCTAGATATCCCCGTACCTGAAGTCCTGAACCATGAACAGTCTTTGGATCCACAATACATAGTTTTTCCCCTTTTGGTGGTGGTTCATGTTATTGTGTTTCAGGGACTAAAAAGGTTTTGAAGGGCGGgtctggtgcagcggtagagcctaccgtctgtaaccggaaggtcccgggttcgagccccagcctctgcacatttgtgtgggtaaggcttggggcttaaaaaacaacccttccccagaccccgcacagtgcgggaagcctacggcactgggtacgccctttttatTAAATATTAAAATTCAATTGCGATAAAATAGGGAAATAAAAATCTTGTTAATTACATCAGCTGCAAACTATACAACCGATTGTTCCATTTATTTAGGAGTGCAAATAAAATGCTTATCAGGTTGCTTGCCATCAAGCTATTTATTGCAAGCTTATTGAATCTGGTGACACTATGTGACTTGTGAGCCTTGGGTCAACTGTCTTGTTTGTAGTCTAATGAATTTTATGCTATATCATGTCATATGGTGAATATTTTTTGAACTATGCAGGGATATGTATATGTTTTTCTTATTCAGTCATAATGTTTCTACCTGTGCTTGGTTCTAGTGTCAATTGCACCATGAAGCATCTGACATTACCCTTGAAGTAATCTGGTCTATACTTAACTTAAACCATGTTGgattttaatattttatgtttgtctgatgaaaaaaaatatttcacatGCGGTTGCTATTCATTGCTTGTGAAAAGCATTATCTGTATAGTTTGAACTCTGCTTTGTTATTAATTTCTGGTTATTTGGTTTGATTGCTAGGTGGTGGACAATTGTACATGTGGGGAAAGATGAAGAATACAGGCGATGATTGGATGTATCCAAAGCCTGTAATGGATTTAAGGTTCCTTACACACTTGTCACCATAATGCAGAATTCCAAAACCTACTACTTTATGTTATTGCTTGTCCTTTTTTTAGAGGCTGTTTGGTTATTTATTTATCACAGTTAGCTGCCTGATGTAACATTGTTATCCTGAGTTATCTGCTCAATTGATGATTTGTTTGCTTCAGTGGTTGGAATATTCGCTGCATGGCTTCTGGTAACATGCACCATGTTGTTGGTGCTGATGATTCATGCATAAGCTGGGGTGTTGCCCAGAATGGAGAGCTTGGTTATGGGCCTAATGGGCAGAAGTATGTCTATATAAAATTATTAGAATATGTTGATTGTACAAAACCATCACTTATTACACTGGTCTAATTGGCCATTCTTGACATATATTTGTGCTGCAGGTCCTCTGCTAATCCCAAAAAGGTTGACATTCTTGAGGGAATGCATGTTACAAGGTAATTACACTAAATGAATGTGTCAGTTTTCATTCCCTGTTGACATTGCAGTCTATATTAATTTGAGACTACTTTCTCCAGTGTTGGTTGTGGATACGGACTGTCTCTAATTGTTGTGGACAGGGCAAATATTGGTGATCGACTTGATAAGGTAACTTAATAACACTTTGTTTCATGTACTTTTCAGTTGCTTAATGTTAGGTTAAACATTCAATAGAATGGATCATGAGGTCACAGCAAGAAATGGGTCTGATTAATCACCAGCTGTCCTTTCCATAGTGATATACCCAGATGATCGATCAAATGACAATTTAGACATATAGCTTGTAGATCACAATTAAATGAATGGGTCTTGCAAATATTGTCTATTTAGCATGGTTATTTCCTAATGAGAAATTTGTAGTCATATATTTCCTAATGACCTATATCCTTTAGCAATGGATGAAGCATACGGGATGAGATTGCAAGTTTATACCTGGATTTATAGTAACATGTTTCAACATTGAGCACTCTTTTATTACTTGCAATGTAGATGTCATGTTAGCCTTTTGCATCCTTCAGTGCTTGGTGTATGTGGTTTTAATTTGTTATattttaatatatattttaaTACCATCTTTTTTTATGCTCAGCTGGAGATTTATGATGGTGATACAACTGAAGGTTTGTATTCCCTCGTTTGTTTTGAAATAACACAGTTAGGTGTAACTCTGCAAGCTTGAAACATTATATTGCTGGTTAAAATACATTGTAGAAGGGTATTGCTGTAAACATTGTAAATCATTAATGTTTTTTCTGCATGTAagtgaatttaattttgaatttagtTGCCCTGAACCTAAACATTATCCCGTGGGGCATCTATGTAAAGGGCACACTGGGTTCAGGCCAACCTGTTTACCATGAAGACCTACCCCACTACAATAGATCACAATTGTACTGATACCATGTAAGTGAGGATAATAGATTGATTGATTAGAGGAGAGATATACAAGCTCATATCTACCTATTGGGCTATTTTTGGGTCCAAATAGTCACTTGGACCTGAGTTATCATTAGTCGAAAACAATTAAATGAAAGATACCAAGTTTACGATTGTTTCATGTTTCTTTCATGTCTAGGATGATGGAATACTAGTAACCGTATGTTCTCAAGAGCAAATTATACAATACTCCCCCCATTTTAGTAGGCGCATTATAGAATTTTAAAAAGCCAAACTTCATCAATTTGACCATGACTATTCAAATTATATGCATGTTTAGCGTGTAAATGTTATATGAATATATTCTTATTTCCAATATCTTTAAATACAACTTTAATTTTCTTGTAAGAGAAATTGGTGGTCAAAGTATACCTCATAATAAAATTTCAGATTCTAATATGCCTACTAAAaatgaacggagggagtaccataCACCTATTTACCTACTCAAAACTTGGTTACCCCTGGTATCATTTGTTGTTTTCCTTATCTTGCTTATGGATGGTTTTGAATTCACCACTGCAGTAGAGGAGAAGGTGGAGGTGCAAGCAACCAAGAAGGCGTCTGCCAGCTCCAATTCACGTGCCAACAAGCGCAAGAAAACCAAGGATGATTCTGAATCAGAAGAGGAAGATGATGAGGATGAAAGTGGAGATGATGAGAACGGAGAAATAGAAGAGGCCAAGGGTAGGCGTGGCCGCAAACCCTCTAATAGGGGGAGAGGCAGGGGAGCCAAAAAGGCAGCTCCTGAGGCAAAGccatctggaagaggcagaggcCGCCCTAAGAAAACTGAGAGCCCTGCTCAGAAAGCTGGAAGATCGGGTGGCCGTGGTGGAAAGAGAGGAAGACCCCGGAAGTGATCATAAGGTGGTGTTGAAGTCAGATCAAGTGATCTCTAACACCTGATGTGATCCAACCATTGAAGATTTAATTTTTGGTAGCAAAGCCTCCGGCCGTACCTCAATTTCGCCAATTGCAGCTATTCAAAAACTCCATCTCTTTTTTGCCCCCCTTTTCCAAATTGAGCCTTCCATCTGATTGCAAGTCTAGAAATGTTCTAACCTGTACATCTGTGTTCTTTGTTGATGTTAATCTCACATTTGGTTTTAGGCTATTATGGATCCATCATTAGAGTGATTTATCCTGTTCAATCATACTGTCCGTCCCTTCAGTTAACCATCAGTACCTTGTGTCCTTGTGGCTGTGGTCTTGTGGAGGAGTTGATCGCAGGCCATTGTGGCAGCGAAGCATGAAGAATCCCAGCAAGAGTCCAAGGATTGAATTTACTTGATGCTGCTGGGTATGTCATCCCGTCCCCGTCACATGATCCTGCTCTATTTGGTCATTGTGTGGATTTGACAGTAGGTTCTAGTGTCTGCTTGATCTGAAGAGGGTTTGCTTTTAGTTACCCTAGCTTTTGTAGTGCCCCAATCTGGGCTTAGATGAGCCTGTTGACGAAGTTGGCTTGCCCCTCACCTGCTTTATTATTCTCTAACGACCAAATCATTTGTTCTTTCGTAGGACGGGTACTAGGCCTCTAATTTGGTTAGCCGGCTGTACTTACGCACTCTGCTGAATCGCTGTTTATTTCCTAGTATTCATTTCTCTGCGCTACTACTGGACGATTTGAGTGCACTAGAACGCATAGCCCTGTTCAAATAAATAGCCCTATTCATTTCTTTAAATCTACTACTCATGGTGTACGTAGATCCACGAGTATTTTTTTGGCGCCGAATTCGATCAACAACGCGATGCTCTACCAGCCGAGCTACGCTATGCTCAAGTAGGTGCAGGTCTGTAGGCGAGGTAGCTCGTGTCCATGAACAGCCTCCTCTTCTCCGCGAGCATTCATCCATCCGCGAATCGATCAGTACTGTTGTGGTGTCAACACGCTGACTTGCGGGCTGCCCGATACCAATCCAACCGCAGCCCTTCACCGACTCCCCTAGTTTAGTAGTAATTGAGAGTACGTAGCTGCTAGGACCAGCagggcagcaggcagcagctgctgctggacggacacctcccctcccctgccaTACGACACGGGGAACATGCGGCCCTTGGGCATGCCCACGACGATAAATTCAACTCCTACATGACATGGCATGCGAGGACGGCGACGAGACGGTATGGACGAGGAGAGGACGAcagctgaaagtgatcgggtgctcagCCTAAGGGGGGGCtaaattaggcactctaaaaacttagacctatggctccaactaatttgcacaaaacttaaactaaaacaaactatctagatgtgcaactatggttgttctagtgtgaaacccctattccaaaagagtttagcaacctatagtctttactattcaagaaactactctatgaaagtaaaggcatacaaattgctagtatgaaatgcggaagcttaattgagcgggataggagatatcaaactcttgacgcgggtgtttatcccgtggttcggttagtcataaagcacacctacatccacgttgttgtagcactcactaagagtattgctactcggccaccaagtctcttccgtgaacacaatcacggtcaccttggccccgggttccactaaggagcttctccacaaaggatgagggtctccacgtcccccgcacaaagatgtcgtcgccgctccacaccaagtcggaggatcGATGACGTTATcggcgagcttcaaagctccaaggtgccggcgcaccaaactcttgttttggttcactagagaaccacagcacaaaggctcaaggccttgcaatcacactcactaagagctaacctttacacaacactctcaaagtgtgctaaggcctaaggatatgatcactatgctcttgtatggcttggaggtgttcttgagtatgtgtgggaagtctagcaactccagcaatcttcaaatggccggggtgaggcgtatatataggccaccaagtcttgtagctgttgttccaacggtcagcagaaaatctgcgtatcatcggatgaaccgatgcctctgtctggggtagcgtcggttcatccggtcactctaatacCCGAAGTAGCTGTTGAACTCCTGAcggctgacacagtgaccaccggttgaaccgatgctttcccgtcggttaaaccggtcactcatagTATTctcctcttctgctgacgtcattacaccgatggtaagcaccgatgcttcaccggttcaaccggtgctgaagacttggatcttgcgcgacttgcatcgtctctggaacacagtacacccaatgcaccgatggcCCTTTTTTAACCATCGGTTCATCCAgtgcctataagctgacttgACTTCGATttccttctgcaccaaaataccatggcgtcggttcttccgacaaccatcggatgcaccgatgctcatgcgtcggtgcttccggtgctactgaccgaaAAACTTTCATGgtgctgccctgagacccgcgaggggcggcaccccctcgacccccgttcgccaaccgggtagcggaacccccgtaggggcggcccttcgatccttgctacgcctatcttctttttttctttgtcaTCATTTAAACCTAAAaacctgagaatggtcatcttaacaatcatattagttcaagtgttgtattgtcattcgatcaccaaaatcactcaaaatATCATAAATGGTATCATGTTCGTTTAACACCCCGGCtccccggcggcgacgtcgcATGTGCTTGCCCCCCAGTCCACGATGCAGCACCAGCAGCCAGCAGATGTCCCGGGACATGATGCAGTGTGGCGTGTGGGCCGGATACCCGGATGAGCCTGCTGACTGACACGGGCAGCTGCTGCGTACGATGAGTCCATTCCGAAATCCGAACTGAACGCCCATGCATGCGTCAGTGGGATCTAGATCTAGTCGCGGCTTTTATTTCAGGAGCAGATTTCTCATTCCTTCAGTGGTGAGTGGTGATCGGCGTACAAAACAGTCTCACGCACCTGTCTCTTCTTGATAGCACACTTCCTTGTAGATCGATCCAATCCATAGGCTCTCCTCCAGTGGCCTTTGGGTAGCCAAGAGCATCGATCATACATGCCAGGACAAAAGATGCAAGGCGTTATCGTCCTTCGATCCCGGCATTCTAACCTGCACGAGCAGCTTCTGAGGGGGCAGTTAATCTGACATGACTCCGTTGTCAAAGAGATTAGGTGGCGCACGGATATGGGAAGCACTGCATGATGGCGCTCTTTTAGCTAAcccaaaaaagaaaacaagaaaaaaaaagaggaaaggaTCATACCATCAGGAGTACTACACAAACTGGAATTTCATCTAGACGTATACCATTAGGTGAGCTCTCCTTGTCCTGGTGCCCAGCCCAGTTTATCAAGCCAAAAGCTGGGATTAGAGCCACTCAGCTAACCCCTATCGTTTTCAGCATCCCCCTCTCTTGAAGGTTTCGAGCTGCTGCTAATGAGGTGCCCTGTCCTTGTTCGGCTTCCTCTTCCGAGCCCATGATTCCCCTTTCCCTTGCCGTATGACGATGGAGCGAAAAAGAGATTGGTGTTAGTTGAGGTAGATCTGCATGCGGTATCTTTGTCCTTTCATGAAGTCAGTGAAAGATGTACCGCCAGATTTGCATGGAACGGAAAATTCAGATAACATGCATCACCGGAAATGTTCCATTTCTTCAGTAAAATATCATAGCGAATGATTTGTCTCGTGTTTTCATTGTCCTCCCTCCCAGCTGCATAAGATTCTCTGGTATTTCCCAAACCAATTAGTCAGCATTCATAGACAACCATATTCTTTCCCCACTCTTTCCTCAACTAGAAGATTCAACATCCCACCTAAAGCTGTTGGTACTAGTAGCAGGTTTTGCTGTCAAACACGCAAATCTGATTTGAAATTGAAGTCCCACCTCTTCTAACTATTTTAAAGCCTTGATTTCTAATTTCTGTTATCGTTTCACTTCACTTCATTTCAGGAAAAAAAGGTTCTGCTTGGAAATTTTgaaaagcttttttttttgtataaaaGCTGTTAAGACTGATGAAAATTTGATGGCACAACTTGATATAACATGTATGATTCCCTCATAGCATGATATAACAAGTTGACATGCTGCCCCAACTGCAGGGaaaggctttggtaggtagataGATGCCCCCAATATGCATGCCTGTCTAACAAATGACAAGGCATCAGCCCACATCTATCATTGCAATTGCCTATGCATAGGATAACACAGCTATCCCATCATTGCCAACAAGGATCCAGGTTAATGCATTGGTATTACGTACAGATCGACTGATTAGGACGGGGATTAGCCCCGCCCCCATAACGAATCAGAAAACCTTTCGGGCACGAGCATTGTTGATTACAGTCGTAATCGCAATTATTTTGGTATGGAAATGTTGTGCCTGTTCATGTCATTGCAGTTCCAGCTTCAGAGCTGTTCTAATAACCTACTGATGATTCTTAAGCAAGACAAATTAGCACTGTCTTTATGACGTCTCTCCACTTGTTAAGCATATAACTGCAAATCAGGAGATGCTAGATTGTTAGAATCATTCCAGCATTTCAATGTATTTTATGGAAGAAttgaaaatcagaaaaaaaaattaagtgaAAAGAAATTTAGAAGATTGGAGGAACATATGTACGACttcttcagaaaaaaaattaaatgcaTCTAGTCCTTGAATTAGTCATGAACAATTAATTCGTTCTCCGCAACAACTATTTTTGAAGAGCGTTGAAAAGAGTTATGAGAGGCTGCAGTGCTGCTCTATAGCAATAATTCAGTATATGTTATCTAT from Panicum virgatum strain AP13 chromosome 7N, P.virgatum_v5, whole genome shotgun sequence includes the following:
- the LOC120681812 gene encoding protein RCC2-like isoform X2, whose amino-acid sequence is MSASAELEKDAAAAAADGDEDAEVKGSASGWELLYCGGTSFDNMGRKVVGGGQGNLVSPTRLRPLMGVDIRFVGSGCTACHCVALDAEGRCYTWGRNEKGQLGHGDTLLHNLPTVVSQLSKYKIIKASVGRNHTVVVTDDGKSFSFGHNKHGQLGTGSLRNEIESSPVPCIVAEATNAVCGADFTVWLSSVEGSSILTAGLPQYGQLGHGTDNEYNAKDSSVKLTYDPQPRPRAIATFSGKTVVKVACGTNHTVAVDSSGFVYTWGFGGYGRLGHREQKDEWQPRLVEIFQKHNVLPPNAIVSAGSSSSACTAGGGQLYMWGKMKNTGDDWMYPKPVMDLSGWNIRCMASGNMHHVVGADDSCISWGVAQNGELGYGPNGQKSSANPKKVDILEGMHVTSVGCGYGLSLIVVDRANIGDRLDKLEIYDGDTTEVEEKVEVQATKKASASSNSRANKRKKTKDDSESEEEDDEDESGDDENGEIEEAKGRRGRKPSNRGRGRGAKKAAPEAKPSGRGRGRPKKTESPAQKAGRSGGRGGKRGRPRK
- the LOC120681812 gene encoding protein RCC2 homolog isoform X1: MSASAELEKDAAAAAADGDEDAEVKGSASGWELLYCGGTSFDNMGRKVVGGGQGNLVSPTRLRPLMGVDIRFVGSGCTACHCVALDAEGRCYTWGRNEKGQLGHGDTLLHNLPTVVSQLSKYKIIKASVGRNHTVVVTDDGKSFSFGHNKHGQLGTGSLRNGELRVISFKIEIESSPVPCIVAEATNAVCGADFTVWLSSVEGSSILTAGLPQYGQLGHGTDNEYNAKDSSVKLTYDPQPRPRAIATFSGKTVVKVACGTNHTVAVDSSGFVYTWGFGGYGRLGHREQKDEWQPRLVEIFQKHNVLPPNAIVSAGSSSSACTAGGGQLYMWGKMKNTGDDWMYPKPVMDLSGWNIRCMASGNMHHVVGADDSCISWGVAQNGELGYGPNGQKSSANPKKVDILEGMHVTSVGCGYGLSLIVVDRANIGDRLDKLEIYDGDTTEVEEKVEVQATKKASASSNSRANKRKKTKDDSESEEEDDEDESGDDENGEIEEAKGRRGRKPSNRGRGRGAKKAAPEAKPSGRGRGRPKKTESPAQKAGRSGGRGGKRGRPRK